From the Marinomonas sp. THO17 genome, one window contains:
- the rplQ gene encoding 50S ribosomal protein L17, translated as MRHRKSGRHLNRTSSHRKAMFKNMAASLFEHEVIKTTLPKAKELRRVAEPLITLAKVDSVANRRLAFARTRSKDAVGKLFSELGPRYQARPGGYVRILKCGFRAGDNAPMAYVELVDRPEAEAAE; from the coding sequence ATGCGTCATCGTAAGAGTGGACGTCACTTAAACCGTACTAGCTCGCATCGCAAAGCGATGTTCAAAAATATGGCTGCTTCTTTGTTTGAGCACGAAGTTATTAAAACAACTTTGCCAAAAGCAAAAGAATTGCGCCGTGTTGCAGAGCCTTTGATCACATTGGCGAAAGTTGATTCCGTAGCGAATCGTCGCCTTGCCTTTGCTCGTACTCGTAGCAAAGATGCAGTAGGTAAATTGTTCTCAGAACTTGGTCCTCGTTACCAAGCTCGTCCTGGCGGTTATGTTCGCATTCTAAAATGTGGCTTCCGTGCAGGTGACAACGCACCTATGGCTTACGTGGAATTGGTTGATCGACCAGAAGCGGAAGCCGCTGAGTAA
- a CDS encoding DUF2145 domain-containing protein: MKIIIALITSLFMSITLPATAWGGSQANKNALISADRVAAFAKNVEKYAASQQARAFIIARVGRPEKDLPEGIHYTHTAIAIYSDIQLNNGQTVQGYTIHNLYQLDNARDKSRLVQDYPVDFFWGTETLKAGIIIPSEKMQTRLIKLYVNGDNKKLHNPNYSVIANPFNTELQNCTEYTLDLLNAAIYQTTDREQLKANAKAYFDPQTLDVSPLKLTLGSMFVKDVALRDHSGNVQTTTFSSIYRYLNKFKMVKQGVSFHEDRSVMPL; the protein is encoded by the coding sequence ATGAAGATAATCATCGCACTTATCACATCACTGTTCATGTCGATTACATTGCCTGCTACCGCATGGGGTGGAAGTCAGGCAAATAAAAATGCTCTGATCTCTGCAGACAGAGTTGCGGCGTTTGCAAAAAACGTAGAAAAATATGCCGCCTCGCAACAAGCCAGAGCTTTTATTATTGCCAGAGTAGGACGTCCAGAGAAAGACCTTCCTGAGGGCATTCATTACACACATACTGCCATCGCGATTTATTCGGATATTCAGTTAAATAACGGACAAACGGTTCAAGGTTACACCATTCATAACCTATATCAATTAGATAATGCACGAGACAAAAGTCGGTTGGTTCAAGATTATCCTGTGGATTTTTTTTGGGGCACCGAAACACTAAAAGCAGGCATCATCATTCCTAGTGAAAAAATGCAAACGCGATTGATCAAGTTATACGTAAATGGAGACAATAAAAAATTACATAACCCCAATTACTCAGTCATCGCAAATCCATTTAATACTGAGTTACAGAATTGCACCGAATACACATTAGACCTATTAAACGCAGCCATTTATCAAACAACTGATCGAGAACAACTAAAAGCAAACGCTAAAGCGTATTTTGACCCTCAAACACTTGATGTAAGCCCGCTAAAACTGACGCTGGGATCCATGTTCGTAAAAGATGTTGCCTTGAGAGATCATTCTGGCAATGTTCAGACAACCACTTTCTCCTCAATTTACCGATATTTGAATAAATTCAAAATGGTAAAACAAGGTGTTAGCTTCCACGAAGACCGCAGTGTTATGCCGCTTTGA